A genomic window from Winogradskyella sp. J14-2 includes:
- a CDS encoding endonuclease/exonuclease/phosphatase family protein, with product MKKLSFFNKIIFFVNSLAAFFLLVSYVLPYVPPKSFAILSVLSLGVPFLISLNVVFLIFWLLQVKKQMVLSLVVLLLGWSYLGTFYKFSSSKKIEEQGNISVMSFNVRLFNKYNWKPNITTKEDIIDFFYKESPDIICIQEYTRGKPIRLDGYTDFNGRFVKNTKGGHTIFSKLPIINSGSLEFEDTNNNAVFVDVVKGKDTIRVYNLHLQSAKINTQIDYINSQYSRDVFVKRVKWAFQKQQSQVEKFLKHKSQCHYRTIVAGDFNNTAFSYSYKKIIGSDLVDTFEKAGNGFGKSFDIKFFPLRIDFILADKRFKVNGFKTYSNINLSDHYPIKATLNLNK from the coding sequence ATGAAAAAGTTAAGCTTCTTTAATAAGATCATATTTTTCGTCAATTCATTGGCTGCCTTCTTTTTATTGGTTTCCTATGTATTGCCGTATGTTCCTCCAAAAAGTTTTGCGATTTTATCAGTACTGAGTTTGGGTGTCCCATTTTTAATTTCTCTAAATGTGGTATTCCTTATATTTTGGTTACTTCAGGTGAAAAAACAAATGGTGTTATCGCTTGTAGTTTTGCTTTTGGGTTGGAGTTATTTGGGAACATTTTATAAGTTTTCATCTTCAAAAAAGATTGAAGAACAAGGTAATATTTCTGTAATGTCTTTTAATGTTAGGCTATTTAATAAGTATAACTGGAAACCTAATATTACAACAAAGGAAGATATTATAGACTTCTTTTACAAGGAGTCACCAGATATAATTTGTATTCAAGAGTATACGAGAGGAAAACCTATACGGTTAGACGGTTATACGGATTTTAATGGTAGGTTTGTGAAAAACACAAAGGGTGGACACACCATTTTTTCTAAACTTCCTATTATTAATTCAGGTTCATTAGAGTTTGAAGACACCAATAACAATGCTGTGTTTGTTGATGTGGTTAAAGGAAAAGACACTATTAGAGTCTATAACCTTCACCTGCAATCAGCAAAAATTAATACGCAAATAGATTACATTAATAGTCAATACTCAAGAGATGTTTTTGTAAAACGTGTTAAGTGGGCATTTCAAAAGCAACAATCACAAGTCGAAAAATTTTTAAAACATAAATCTCAATGCCACTACAGAACTATTGTTGCAGGAGATTTTAATAATACTGCATTTTCTTACAGTTATAAGAAAATTATCGGTAGTGATCTGGTGGACACTTTTGAAAAGGCTGGCAATGGTTTTGGTAAATCGTTCGATATTAAATTCTTTCCGTTAAGAATCGATTTTATTTTAGCAGATAAGCGTTTCAAAGTCAATGGCTTTAAAACATATAGTAATATCAATCTGTCTGACCATTACCCTATAAAAGCAACTCTTAACTTAAATAAGTAA
- a CDS encoding DUF6122 family protein, with translation MLKFAIHYGLHFGLPLTIALVFYKKEWLKMYVIMIAAFVIDLDHLLATPIFDSSRCSINFHPLHSYYAIAIYFLLLWPKTTRVFAIALLAHIVSDSVDCLLI, from the coding sequence ATGCTAAAATTTGCCATTCATTATGGTTTGCATTTTGGACTGCCTCTAACAATTGCATTAGTATTCTACAAAAAGGAATGGTTAAAAATGTACGTTATTATGATTGCTGCATTTGTAATAGACTTAGATCATTTATTGGCCACTCCAATTTTTGATTCTAGCCGATGCAGCATCAACTTTCATCCGCTTCACAGTTATTATGCCATTGCTATATACTTCTTGTTACTCTGGCCAAAAACAACTCGCGTTTTTGCCATTGCCCTGTTGGCACATATCGTTTCGGATAGCGTAGATTGTTTACTTATTTAA
- a CDS encoding WbqC family protein: MDCLIHPTYFPNIVHFAAMITSKSVCLEVWDNYQKQSYRNRTEIYGANGKIALTVPVSYSQKNRQLYKNVKIANEDNWQLQHLKSLQSAYSMSPFFEFYIDDLMPLFETKFDFILDLNLRCFEILQDSLQLELNVSESTVFEKDAINKLDFRCLVKRNYKASNLELYTQVFTDKHGFIPNLSILDLLFNEGPNAELYLTRQSINLC, translated from the coding sequence ATGGATTGTCTTATACATCCTACATACTTTCCTAACATAGTACACTTTGCAGCTATGATAACTTCTAAATCGGTTTGTTTGGAGGTGTGGGATAATTACCAAAAGCAATCGTATAGAAATCGTACTGAGATTTATGGTGCAAATGGCAAAATAGCATTAACTGTTCCTGTTAGTTATTCTCAAAAAAACAGACAATTATACAAAAATGTAAAAATTGCCAATGAAGATAATTGGCAATTACAGCACTTAAAATCATTACAATCGGCCTACAGCATGTCTCCTTTTTTTGAATTTTATATTGATGACTTAATGCCGCTTTTTGAAACTAAATTTGACTTTATCTTGGATTTAAATCTCAGGTGTTTTGAAATTCTTCAAGACAGTCTTCAATTAGAGTTAAACGTTTCTGAAAGCACAGTCTTTGAAAAAGATGCCATAAACAAATTAGACTTTAGGTGTTTGGTAAAACGTAATTACAAAGCCAGTAACTTAGAGCTTTATACACAAGTATTTACAGACAAACATGGCTTTATTCCTAATCTAAGCATTTTAGATTTACTGTTTAACGAAGGGCCTAACGCAGAGTTATATCTTACTCGCCAAAGCATAAACTTATGCTAA
- the lepB gene encoding signal peptidase I: MTWTEWFIFLLILQIIHGLGTWKLYVKAGRQAWEAFVPVYNAVILMKIISRPWWWVILMFLPIVNLIMIPAVWVETARAFGKDSKLDALICIVTLGFYLYYLNYIEDVTYVENRQLKPKTSTGEWITSILFAIVAATIVHTYFFQPFVIPSSSLEKSLLVGDFLIVSKIHYGARGPMTTVAAPMVHDTIPKLGIKSYLFDDNFEERETSWQNKLQLPYFRLPGFENVERNDIVVFNQPADTLLDMNDFNPNRNYYKPIDKKTNLVKRCVGTPGDTLEIKNGYVFINGKQNVLPPRSHLQFSYRLTLKKPISTVGEERMFYNMLDKADIDDGFRINPDGSFYLAAVSDEAANKLRVQPNVASVERVIQEKGISGDVFPRDTYHNDWNTDHFGPLWIPEAGSTIQLNKTNIALYKRAIGEYEGNKVVTRGDEIYINDKLATSYTFKQDYYWMMGDNRNNSIDSRYWGFVPYNHIFGKPVFIWMSIDGLMSGGIKNWKFRWDRIFTTVSGSGERTSYFIPFLVIVLGIYGFNKWRKKKKVSAS; this comes from the coding sequence ATGACTTGGACAGAGTGGTTTATTTTTTTATTGATATTACAAATTATTCATGGCTTAGGCACATGGAAACTTTATGTTAAAGCAGGCAGACAAGCTTGGGAAGCATTTGTCCCTGTTTACAATGCTGTGATTTTAATGAAAATCATTTCGCGTCCATGGTGGTGGGTAATACTAATGTTTTTGCCTATTGTTAATCTTATTATGATTCCGGCTGTATGGGTAGAAACAGCGCGAGCGTTCGGTAAAGACAGCAAATTAGATGCTTTAATCTGCATTGTAACACTTGGGTTTTATCTTTATTACTTAAATTATATTGAAGACGTTACCTATGTTGAGAATAGACAACTAAAACCAAAAACATCTACTGGCGAGTGGATTACTTCTATCCTATTCGCCATTGTTGCGGCTACAATTGTGCATACCTACTTTTTTCAACCGTTTGTTATTCCGTCTTCATCGTTAGAAAAATCGTTATTAGTTGGTGATTTCTTAATCGTTAGTAAAATACATTATGGTGCGAGAGGCCCTATGACTACTGTTGCAGCTCCTATGGTACACGATACTATACCAAAACTCGGTATAAAATCATACCTATTTGACGATAATTTTGAAGAGCGAGAAACCTCATGGCAAAATAAACTACAGCTACCTTACTTTAGGTTGCCTGGTTTTGAAAACGTAGAACGTAATGATATTGTCGTTTTTAATCAACCAGCAGATACACTGTTAGATATGAACGATTTTAATCCAAATCGTAATTATTACAAACCTATAGACAAAAAGACCAACTTAGTTAAACGCTGTGTTGGTACGCCAGGTGACACTTTAGAAATAAAAAACGGTTACGTTTTTATTAACGGCAAACAAAATGTACTACCACCACGATCGCACCTACAGTTTTCATACAGGTTGACGTTAAAGAAACCAATAAGTACAGTAGGCGAAGAGCGTATGTTTTATAATATGCTAGATAAAGCAGATATAGATGATGGTTTTAGGATAAATCCTGATGGTTCATTTTATTTAGCAGCAGTTTCAGATGAAGCAGCTAATAAACTTAGAGTACAACCCAATGTAGCTAGTGTAGAACGTGTTATTCAGGAAAAAGGTATTTCTGGTGATGTTTTTCCTAGAGACACCTATCATAATGATTGGAATACAGATCATTTTGGGCCATTGTGGATCCCTGAGGCTGGCTCCACTATTCAATTAAATAAGACAAACATAGCTTTATATAAGCGCGCTATTGGAGAGTATGAAGGTAATAAAGTAGTAACACGAGGAGACGAGATTTACATTAACGATAAACTTGCAACATCCTATACTTTTAAACAAGATTATTATTGGATGATGGGTGACAACAGAAATAATTCTATAGATAGTAGATATTGGGGATTTGTGCCATACAATCATATTTTTGGAAAACCTGTGTTTATATGGATGAGTATAGACGGATTGATGAGTGGTGGCATTAAAAACTGGAAATTCCGTTGGGATAGAATCTTTACAACCGTTAGCGGTTCTGGTGAGCGCACCTCTTATTTTATTCCGTTTTTAGTTATTGTTTTAGGTATTTATGGGTTTAATAAGTGGCGTAAGAAAAAGAAAGTGTCTGCATCTTAA
- the dapB gene encoding 4-hydroxy-tetrahydrodipicolinate reductase: MNIALLGYGRMGKSIEAIALERNHTIVLKVSKPSENFNFYNADVAIDFSIPSAAVNNIKMALDANVPVISGTTGWLEHYQEVVDYCQSKNGTFLYASNFSLGVNIFFEVNKRLSKLMATVEGYTTEIEEIHHIKKLDAPSGTAITLAEQIIENTHYKGWSLENPTSNEIPIKAKRIPEVPGTHEITYNSEIDSISIKHTAHSRQGFALGAVIAAEWIKDKKGIFTMRDVLNIG; the protein is encoded by the coding sequence ATGAATATAGCTTTACTCGGTTATGGTAGAATGGGAAAAAGTATTGAAGCTATTGCTCTAGAGCGTAACCATACTATCGTTTTAAAGGTCTCTAAACCTTCTGAAAATTTCAATTTTTATAATGCAGATGTCGCCATAGATTTTAGTATTCCTAGTGCTGCAGTAAATAACATTAAAATGGCTTTAGATGCTAATGTGCCTGTTATTTCTGGCACTACAGGTTGGTTAGAGCATTATCAAGAGGTTGTGGACTACTGCCAATCTAAAAATGGTACATTTCTATACGCTTCAAATTTTAGCTTGGGTGTCAATATCTTCTTTGAAGTGAATAAACGATTAAGCAAACTGATGGCTACAGTTGAGGGCTACACTACTGAAATTGAAGAAATTCACCATATTAAAAAATTAGATGCACCAAGTGGAACCGCAATAACCTTGGCAGAACAGATTATTGAAAACACGCATTACAAAGGTTGGTCACTAGAAAATCCAACTTCTAATGAAATACCTATAAAAGCTAAGCGTATACCCGAAGTTCCTGGTACACACGAAATAACTTATAATTCTGAAATAGATTCTATAAGCATTAAGCACACAGCGCATAGTAGACAAGGCTTTGCTTTAGGCGCTGTTATTGCGGCAGAATGGATAAAAGACAAAAAAGGCATATTCACTATGCGAGATGTGTTAAACATTGGTTAA
- a CDS encoding DUF5683 domain-containing protein: protein MLNNHLFFGILCIISSSFSFSQNESDSIVSTIEKEPVLINDAFIEKQEIDPLRPSKAAFYSAVLPGAGQFYNKKYWKIPIVWGAIGTGVYFYLRNDKQYDRYRDAYKRRLAGFTDDEFSDANGNPLISNDGLIRAQQQFRRNKEVSLLVTIGLYALNIIDANVDAHLLQFNVDENLSFSPHYQYNQMENSGDLGLTLNFKF, encoded by the coding sequence GTGCTAAATAACCATCTTTTCTTTGGCATCCTATGCATAATTTCTTCATCATTTTCATTTTCCCAAAACGAAAGTGATAGTATTGTTAGCACTATAGAAAAGGAGCCTGTTCTTATTAACGATGCATTTATAGAAAAACAGGAAATAGACCCTTTGAGGCCATCTAAAGCCGCCTTTTATTCTGCTGTTTTACCAGGTGCAGGACAGTTTTATAACAAAAAATATTGGAAAATCCCTATCGTTTGGGGAGCTATAGGCACAGGAGTTTATTTTTATTTAAGAAACGACAAACAGTACGACCGCTATCGTGATGCTTACAAAAGACGATTAGCAGGTTTTACAGATGATGAATTTTCAGATGCAAATGGCAATCCACTTATTTCTAACGATGGATTGATAAGAGCACAGCAGCAATTTAGGAGAAACAAAGAAGTTTCGCTTTTAGTTACCATTGGTTTGTATGCACTTAATATTATAGATGCCAATGTAGATGCCCATTTACTTCAGTTTAATGTAGATGAAAATTTGAGTTTTAGTCCACACTATCAATACAACCAAATGGAAAACTCAGGAGATTTAGGCTTAACACTTAATTTTAAATTCTAA
- a CDS encoding ParB/RepB/Spo0J family partition protein yields the protein MAKATKKQALGRGLSALLKDPDNDIKSAEDKNADKVVGNIVELDIDSIEVNPFQPRTNFNEESLRELASSIRELGVIQPITVRKLAFNNYQLVSGERRFRASKLIGLETIPAYIRIANDQESLEMALVENIQRQDLDPIEIALSYQRLIDEINLTQEQMSERVGKKRSTIANYLRLLKLDPIIQTGMRDGFISMGHGRAMVNIESPVDQLEVYEKIISNKLSVRATEQLVKNLNNQEETSKPEKISTEVPKHIKKGIKDFSDYFGHKIDVKLGKNGSGKITIPFHSEEDFNRIKKLVQRAK from the coding sequence ATGGCGAAGGCAACTAAAAAACAGGCGTTAGGTCGTGGGCTATCTGCTTTACTAAAAGACCCTGACAATGATATAAAATCTGCAGAGGACAAAAACGCAGACAAGGTTGTAGGTAATATTGTTGAGCTTGATATTGATAGTATAGAGGTTAACCCATTTCAACCAAGAACCAATTTTAATGAAGAATCGCTTAGAGAACTAGCATCATCAATTAGAGAGTTAGGTGTTATTCAACCAATTACAGTTAGAAAATTAGCCTTTAACAACTATCAGTTAGTTTCTGGTGAACGTCGTTTTAGAGCATCGAAGCTTATTGGTTTAGAGACCATACCTGCTTACATAAGAATCGCTAACGACCAAGAGTCTCTAGAGATGGCTCTAGTTGAAAATATCCAAAGACAGGATTTAGATCCCATTGAAATTGCGTTGTCGTATCAACGTTTAATTGATGAAATTAACCTTACACAAGAGCAAATGAGTGAGCGCGTAGGTAAAAAGCGCTCAACTATTGCCAATTATTTACGTCTGCTAAAGCTAGATCCAATTATCCAAACCGGAATGCGAGATGGCTTTATTTCAATGGGTCATGGTAGAGCTATGGTAAATATAGAAAGTCCTGTAGACCAGCTCGAAGTTTATGAAAAAATTATCAGTAATAAACTTTCTGTGAGAGCTACCGAACAACTTGTTAAGAATTTGAACAACCAAGAAGAAACCTCTAAACCAGAAAAAATATCTACTGAAGTTCCTAAACACATAAAGAAAGGCATAAAAGATTTTTCAGATTACTTTGGTCACAAAATTGATGTAAAGCTCGGAAAAAACGGTAGTGGCAAGATTACAATCCCTTTTCATTCCGAAGAAGATTTCAATAGAATTAAAAAACTAGTACAGCGTGCTAAATAA
- a CDS encoding ParA family protein — MGKIIAIANQKGGVGKTTTSVNLAASLGALEKRVLLIDADPQANASSGLGIDVDTVELGSYQVLEHTKTAKEAVIASNAPNVDVIPAHIDLVAIEIELVDKDEREYMLKKAILDLKSEYDYILIDCAPSLGLLTLNALTASDSVIIPIQCEYFALEGLGKLLNTIKSVQKIHNQALDIEGMLLTMFDSRLRLSNQVVEEVQKHFSDMVFETIIQRNVKLGEAPSYGESIINYDVSSRGAANYLNLAKELIKKNEL; from the coding sequence ATGGGTAAAATCATTGCTATTGCTAATCAAAAAGGTGGTGTTGGAAAAACGACCACCTCAGTAAACTTAGCAGCTTCTTTGGGTGCATTAGAGAAGAGAGTCCTACTTATAGACGCAGATCCACAGGCTAATGCAAGCTCAGGTTTAGGTATCGATGTAGATACTGTAGAGCTGGGATCGTATCAGGTTTTAGAACACACCAAGACTGCTAAAGAAGCCGTTATCGCTTCAAATGCACCCAACGTCGATGTTATTCCTGCACATATAGATCTTGTGGCTATAGAGATAGAACTTGTTGATAAAGATGAGCGCGAATACATGCTTAAAAAAGCAATATTAGATTTAAAATCTGAATACGATTATATTTTAATAGACTGCGCTCCTTCTCTCGGTTTATTAACTTTGAATGCCCTTACAGCTTCCGATTCTGTGATTATTCCTATTCAATGCGAATATTTTGCGCTTGAAGGTTTAGGAAAACTGTTAAATACTATTAAAAGTGTACAAAAAATACACAACCAAGCGTTAGACATTGAAGGCATGCTGCTTACCATGTTCGATTCGCGTTTACGCTTATCTAACCAGGTAGTAGAAGAAGTACAAAAACACTTTAGCGACATGGTGTTTGAAACCATTATACAACGTAATGTTAAACTTGGCGAAGCACCTAGTTATGGTGAAAGTATTATTAACTATGATGTAAGTAGTAGAGGCGCTGCCAATTATTTAAATTTGGCAAAAGAGCTCATAAAGAAAAATGAATTATAA
- a CDS encoding M16 family metallopeptidase, producing MKTNFRTTLVLAIALLFSIVVEAQPRQTASVEGITEYKLDNGLKVLLFPDNSSQTITVNITYKVGSRHEGYGEKGMAHLLEHLVFKGTPNHPDIPKELTARGARPNGTTWYDRTNYFETFNATEDNLDWALDLEADRMVNSYIAKKDLDSEFSVVRNEFESGENSPTSVLMQKVISSAFLWHNYGQSTIGNKSDIERVPIENLKAFYKKYYRPDNAVLMVTGKFDKDKTLALIEKKFGGIKNPDIPLRDVPTIEPPQDGEKRVELSRVGDLQLVSALYHTPAGSHVDYAPLALVENILTDQPSGRLYKALVESNKASSIWSFSPFTKEPGFMYFNVDVPSDKSLAEAESTLLEIFDGLRENPITEEELKRAKANLGKQMDQMMRNSSFLGTYTSEFIGAGDWRLMFIHRDRVEAATLEQVNEVLNNYFIKTNRTVGNFVPTKQPMRIEIPHTEGLEELVSSYKGKEAMSVGEAFDVSYANIQDRLETGTIGKTGIEYGFIKKDNRGETVNVNFTFRNGSVNDLMNKGSVANYTARMLNKGTKTKSRQDIEDKLSELKSSVYFSGSNGRTYAYVTSTKEHLMETLDLMTEMLKSPSFSQEELDKLKTQDIANIERNKTEPQYLVQKRLGEINQTYPKGHPLYNMSMEEELAAINDVTVEAMQAYYDDFYGISNNATLVAIGNIDEEALKGYFETAYADFKSDLPYSEIKDPYRANNPANEQIKTPDKKNAFTLGFLNFECSQYDDDYAALQVAGSVFGGGFLNSRIATRLRQQDGVSYGAGGGVNVDSDKDDKNSGMYIYAIYAPENEAKVQKGFEEEIARFIKDGITQQELDDAVAGWVQAQSVSRAKDNELASTINNNLYYERDMMFQKNVEEKVKSLTVEDVNKAIKTYFKDMKDWTVVNGGDFKEYEIKKDDKVDD from the coding sequence ATGAAAACTAATTTTCGCACTACATTAGTGCTGGCTATTGCTTTACTCTTTTCTATTGTTGTAGAAGCACAGCCTAGGCAGACAGCCTCAGTAGAAGGTATTACTGAGTACAAATTGGATAATGGACTTAAAGTCTTATTGTTTCCAGATAATTCTTCACAAACTATTACAGTTAATATTACCTATAAAGTAGGGTCGAGACACGAAGGTTATGGGGAAAAAGGTATGGCTCATTTATTAGAGCATTTAGTATTTAAAGGCACACCTAATCATCCTGATATTCCAAAGGAATTAACTGCTCGTGGTGCAAGACCCAATGGTACCACCTGGTATGATCGTACCAATTATTTTGAAACATTTAATGCCACAGAAGACAATTTAGACTGGGCTTTAGATCTGGAGGCTGATCGTATGGTAAACTCTTACATCGCCAAAAAAGATTTAGACTCCGAGTTTTCGGTTGTTAGAAATGAGTTTGAATCTGGTGAAAACTCACCAACTAGTGTCTTAATGCAAAAAGTAATTAGTTCTGCTTTTTTATGGCACAATTACGGACAATCTACTATTGGCAATAAGTCTGATATTGAGCGTGTACCAATTGAAAACCTAAAAGCATTCTATAAAAAGTATTACCGACCAGATAATGCTGTGTTAATGGTAACAGGTAAATTTGATAAGGATAAAACGCTTGCTTTAATTGAAAAGAAGTTTGGCGGAATAAAAAATCCTGATATTCCTTTAAGAGACGTTCCAACTATAGAACCTCCGCAAGATGGTGAAAAGCGCGTAGAATTAAGTAGAGTGGGAGATTTGCAGTTGGTATCTGCACTGTATCACACACCAGCAGGTTCGCATGTAGATTATGCACCATTAGCGCTTGTAGAAAATATTCTAACCGATCAACCTTCTGGACGTTTGTACAAAGCGTTGGTAGAGAGTAATAAGGCATCTTCAATATGGAGTTTTTCGCCATTTACCAAGGAACCTGGTTTTATGTACTTTAATGTTGATGTGCCTTCTGATAAGTCTTTAGCTGAGGCTGAGTCTACATTATTAGAGATTTTTGATGGACTACGCGAAAATCCAATTACAGAGGAAGAATTAAAGCGTGCTAAAGCCAACTTAGGTAAGCAAATGGACCAAATGATGCGTAACTCTTCATTTTTAGGAACTTATACAAGTGAATTTATTGGTGCAGGAGACTGGAGGTTAATGTTTATTCATAGAGATCGTGTAGAGGCTGCAACGCTAGAGCAAGTCAACGAAGTGTTAAATAATTATTTTATAAAAACAAATAGAACAGTCGGCAATTTTGTGCCAACAAAACAACCAATGCGTATCGAAATTCCTCACACAGAAGGTCTGGAGGAATTGGTGTCTAGTTATAAAGGTAAGGAGGCCATGAGTGTCGGTGAGGCTTTTGATGTGTCTTACGCAAACATTCAAGACCGCTTAGAAACGGGTACCATTGGAAAAACTGGTATTGAATACGGCTTTATTAAAAAGGATAATAGAGGTGAAACTGTTAATGTCAATTTTACCTTTAGAAATGGTAGTGTTAATGATTTAATGAACAAAGGAAGCGTTGCAAATTATACAGCAAGAATGCTCAATAAAGGCACAAAAACAAAATCTAGACAAGATATTGAAGATAAGTTAAGTGAACTTAAATCTAGCGTGTATTTCAGTGGTAGCAATGGCAGAACTTATGCTTACGTCACTTCCACTAAAGAACATTTAATGGAAACTCTAGATTTAATGACTGAGATGTTAAAATCGCCATCATTTAGTCAAGAGGAATTAGATAAACTTAAGACTCAGGATATCGCTAACATTGAACGTAACAAAACCGAACCACAATATTTGGTGCAAAAGCGTTTGGGTGAAATTAATCAGACGTATCCTAAAGGACATCCGTTGTACAACATGTCTATGGAAGAAGAACTAGCAGCGATCAATGACGTGACGGTTGAAGCAATGCAAGCGTATTATGATGATTTCTACGGAATTTCGAACAACGCGACATTAGTAGCTATTGGTAATATTGATGAAGAAGCTCTAAAAGGATATTTTGAAACTGCGTACGCTGATTTTAAATCAGATTTGCCGTATTCTGAAATTAAAGATCCTTACAGAGCCAATAATCCAGCAAACGAACAAATAAAAACTCCAGACAAAAAGAATGCCTTCACGTTGGGGTTCTTAAACTTTGAATGTAGCCAGTATGATGACGATTATGCAGCTTTACAAGTAGCTGGCTCTGTGTTTGGTGGTGGTTTTTTAAACTCTCGTATAGCAACGAGATTACGTCAGCAAGATGGTGTAAGCTATGGTGCAGGAGGTGGAGTTAATGTAGATAGCGATAAAGATGATAAAAATTCTGGAATGTACATTTATGCGATTTATGCGCCAGAGAACGAAGCTAAAGTTCAAAAAGGATTTGAAGAAGAAATAGCGCGCTTTATTAAAGACGGAATTACGCAACAAGAGCTCGACGATGCGGTTGCAGGTTGGGTACAAGCGCAAAGTGTCTCTAGAGCAAAAGATAATGAATTAGCAAGTACAATTAATAACAACTTGTACTATGAAAGAGATATGATGTTTCAGAAAAACGTTGAGGAAAAGGTAAAAAGTCTAACCGTTGAAGATGTTAATAAGGCGATTAAAACCTATTTTAAAGACATGAAAGACTGGACTGTTGTAAATGGAGGTGATTTTAAAGAATATGAAATTAAGAAAGATGATAAAGTAGATGATTAA